In the Nothobranchius furzeri strain GRZ-AD chromosome 1, NfurGRZ-RIMD1, whole genome shotgun sequence genome, CTCCAGCATTATACCATAAGCTGCATCTCATTCTTCTACCCAGACTCCATTCAGAAGTTCCCTACGGTTCACCACCTGCTCTACAGTTACCCATCTCTGGCCCTCACCTACTCTAGCACCActgcagctccacctcttttatgctgatgatcaaagggatctcctgaccgcaaagcgtagtgagcgtttcgatgctgcatcagtgaggtgaaatcaccacagcacacgaTGAGTGGAgtgcgtcaggaacgattaaaagacagaataccagaggatttaaacagatacgaatgatcatgtgttaataataatgttttgttgagcCACTTTGTGAATGTATCGTGGGCCGGACGCAGcgcgcgcaccaacgatcagcactctgtgtcctctccgctcaacagaatcccgctacgctgagagtccataaatattgtaataaaggtagaaactggatctttccctgaaagatatagACCCCATaagtcgatccctgctcctggatgaaaaacaggACACTTTATTCCATGTGGGAAACCCTGCCGGACGTCCcaaacagagagtgaaaagtggacatgtccggggaaaagaggacgtctgGTCACCCTATTTAATACGTCATTCTGTGGAGCTTTTCTGATCTGATGGATCACCACAAAAGCCTGAGAGATGGTGGACAGAATCAGCCCAGACTCACAGTTGAAGTTCAGGGGAAGGGCAGAAACATGGAGACACAATATAAATTATTATCACATTTTTGGCTGTTTCCCTTTGGTTATTCCTTTTACACAGTATTGTAAATGCAAAGGACTTCACATCTTTTTAGGCCATGTTTAACTGTTACGAATCCTGGGCTCCTGCACCTTGAATGGCCCAGTCCTGCTCCCTCCATGccattcaggaccttggacaggtcctcatcaggctggcctccacctctgcccgcCTTCGCTGTCCCAGCTGCATACAATCAACTAATGAAGACCGATGGTTTAAAGGACTGCAGCTTTCAGTTCTCGTGGAGAGACTTGCAGCTTAACACCCTGTTTTCCTCTCCTTGGTGTGGATCTTTGTGGACTTACGGTTTCGATTTGGATGAAAAACTTTTATGATTGTGATAATTAGAATAGATAGTTCTTTTCGTTTAATCCTCAAATAATTATTAGCCGTTTTCGTTTAGTGATCCATTTTTTGTCTGCTCTAGTGCTTGAATGTCAGTTCATTTCAGCCTTAGAGCTCGCTTTAAGTGTTGCTAGTAGGAATAATATTTATCatagtgtagcgttatgaatatgccatttctgcccttaacagctgccctttgacacagtgacagtgtgcataaattgccaaggtcgtgcgcttgcttctgatgtttacattccagcaaagaagacagaggaaggacgaagaacgcttttcattagttaatcaaagaactttatttttaataaaactaatcaaaacaactgttggtcaataataatcaggtgaccgatctgtgaaatcacaatgttatgatttatgtgtttaatgaataacaggacattgttcactcatccaatcagaacttcctttctgatacgtggcagagttctgtggtgtttagttaatctgtctacTCCGATGCGCTGGGAACCataaacaactaagcttaataaaacagaacaacgccattttaatttAGTTCAACGGAGTTTCAACGCAGTTCTAACCAAgtactcaaccagctctcaaatccgtctgatgtccatcattgctaagtgcagtacagactggccagctgtattttctacttttaagctgagaactgtcaagctggaaaattctgttgtTTTATCAATAAGACGAcgcttccttcagaataaaagctgaactctctgacccaaaaaggggtggtctctacgtgacgctgaaaacCTGCCATTGTACCGGGAGAcgatccatagactggtttgtcgtgctgccgacgctgtttcaccagttccagcatcaaggagggtccgaggacctggcatctgGATATAACACGGAGGTCTCCGCACGGTACGTAGATCGCCATAGATAgggtctcatgtcttcctcctgaagtccctcaTCGGTCAGTTAGGAGCGAACAACAtctcgcactcagactcgcctccaccagatggagattctgaactgacacacacaccgttTGTCTCAGGTGTTTTGAGTTTTCTCCATCGCCTTCGTTAGTTATATCCGAGTGTAATTGCGTTTTGACATTTTTCCAGTCAAGGACTGAGTAATTGTGTTAGCCCTGtgttaataaaaacacattttatttacacTCCCCCTTTCTCCGCACCAGTATGTTACCCCTCTACCACAATGTCTAACAACATCAGGGTTTGTAACATTAACCCTGAAGTTTCCATTGATATTAACTAGGccctataaaaataaaaatgttttaagtctagtcttaaaagtagacaaggtgtctgcctcacggacaaaagctgggagctggttctacaggagaggagcctgatggctaaaatatctgcctctcatcctatttttagatattctgggaaccaccagtaaacctgcatacTGAGAGCaacgtgctcggttaggaacgtatggaacaatcaggtcactgatgtatgatggagctttatatgtgagaagaaggatctcaaaatctattctgaatttaacaggcagccaatgtagggaagctaagacaggagagatatgatctcttttcaattctcatcagaactcctgctgcagcattttggacaagctgaagacttttaactacattctgtggacttcctgagagtaatgaattacagtaatccagtcttgatgtaataaatgcatgaactagtttttcagcatcactcctggaaaggatgcttctaatcttagcaatattccaaaggtgaaaaaagaaaatcctacaaaccagtttaacgtgagatttgaatgacatgtccttgtcgacgacaccacacacacacacacacacacacacacacacacacacacacacacacacaggtgacttTATGACCATGTGTTTTACATGTTTAAAACACTTTATTATGTACACATTTTGAGAAAAGGTTGCAGGAAACACATTTTCATAGATtaacaatattaatataaaaacagGCATTAAACAATAAatatgactcacacacacacgagtcatgTTTTTATCTGAATTTTGTTACGATAAAAACAGAATTCAATACCAAAAGACAATCTTGAAGAATAGAGGAAACATCAGCTTGAGGAAAACTCCAGAGGAAAATCATGACAATGTGTTTATTTCCAGTCTACACTAAGCAGATCATTTCAgaacattaatataaaaataatattattCTTATTTCTATGCTGAAGGATTGTTGGGTTATTGTTCAGTGTAATTGATCACTGCAGCTGTGAGAGAAGAGCTCCACAATCATCCAGCCTGTccagctcctccaccacctccaccagccgCTCCACCTTCTCTGATGGCAGCACCACCTCTGCGTTGCTTCTGAACTTCTTCCTCAGGCTCTCAATTGTCAGCGGGTTGCGCCAGTGGCCGTAGAAGGTGTCACAGCGGCCCTTCAGGATGTCTCCTCCAACTAGAGTCACCTGGACTTCTCCGTACATGCGGTTGAAATTGGCGGGGTTGTCCTCAGGATGCTCCATGCGAACACGGCTCAGCAGGAAGTGCAGCTCTGGGCGGCTCATGGCGGGCGGGCTGAAGGACTGCACCGCCACCTCACCGTccagcagagcgctgcaggcgtTAAACTGGAAGGAGTGGCGTGCCTCGTGCTCTGACTCGGGAAAAGGCCTGTTGATGTATTTAGACTGGGGGACTCTGAGCAGGATGTCCTGGACCTGATGTGGGGACACCTGTCCTAGACCATGTCCCACAAGGAGCTCATGGACCGCAGCTGCAGCATCAGCTACCCAGTGCATCCCCAGATGGGCAGGAAAACGCTTAAAAGCCATGTCCTGCTCCTCTAACAGGAACACATGTCCACCATCATCAGGTGACTCTAAAGGCTGAGGAACATAATCTTCATAAAAGGCGCTGAAGCCCGCCACTCCTGCAACAGCATCCAAGACCAGAGGACTGGCCTCTAGGCCTCTGGAGGCCAGCAGAGCAGCTTCAAGCCCCAAACGAGAGGCGTTGCCGATGTGAAGGGGCTTGGACTGAGTGGCAGCATTAGCCATCGGAGCTCCAGCTAGAGAAGCTGCTATAGCCAAGGCATGACTGCACTGAGACGGATCCAGAGACAGGAGACGAGAACAGGCTGCTGCACTTCCCATAGGACCCACCACAGTGGGAGGATGgaacctgttcacacacacacacacacacacacatacacacacacacacacacacacacacacacacacacacacacacacacacacacacacacacacacacacacacacacacacgcacgcacgcacgcacgcacgcacgcacacacacacacacacacacacagttcagttAGGACATTTATTCTGTTGTAACTGAAACAATCACTGATCTGCATCACCACTTAAGAACGTTTCTATTGGTTGAATCTTTAGAACAAGATGAATTGATTTGACTCGTTTCAGGTCACCTGAGTTTCTAAAACACCCACCAGATGAAGGGTTTGGTTTGTGCTAATTCTGTTAACGTTACACCAAGAGCCCCTGCTGTTCCTACAGTAAGCATCATTACACTGACATCACTAAAACGGCCTCTTACACCTCAGTGCTGAGATCAGCACAGTCAAACAAGGACGTCTTTAAACGAACGTGTTCATGAAGATCGTGCTAAAACCAGACTTTCTGGTTCAAGCTTGACTTGTGCTGTGAGGCACTGACCTCTTGGGAATGCTGCGTGCTTCATTAGAGAACCTCATCAGACGGCCCTGGATCTCAATGCCGACATTGAAGGCCAGTAAGAAGTCCAGACCGCTTGGTTTGCTGTTAGCCGGCATCATGTCACTGAGAGCAAACAAAGCTGGGAGAACAGCTCCTGAGGGATGAGTGGCTGGATGCCACGTGTCGTCAAAGTCCATGGAATGAGTCTGGAAGCAACCAGAGTTTGTGTCTCATCATACTGAAGCTGAAAGGAGTCAGAATAATAACTTTTTCTGTGAGGGTCATAACTAGATCAGAACCCAGCTATGAACACCTTGCCTGTGCCGTGTCTGAATGATCCACttctttatgttttttttctgaAGTGAACACTGACATGTTTTCTGTTCCTGGTGTGTTTTCAAAAGAAAAATGACTTTCATTCCTAAATCAGGCCATCGAGGGGGAAGAAAGTAGCTTCTTTGGAAATGTTTGATGGGAAACTTTAAGGCCAGCTCAGCTGATTTTATTTCTATATCCTAACCCTGTGGTCTTTGGGAGCCACGCTGCACCAACAGCTGAGAAAAGCTGTTTATACAAAATGTTTCCACTGATGTTTATGTGGTTATTTATatatggttgttttccacttatGTTTCTCACCGCTACTCCATTAACGAAAGCTGCCAGTGTTGGGGAGAGTCTGATCCCTCTGCGTCCGTACACAGAGCTGATGTGATCCGGAGCATACATGTGCTAAGAACAAACACAGAAACAACCCTACATTCACTCATCTGTTCTGGACACATTTGGGTTAGACCTGACTCAGACTTTCACTTTGCCTCACCTGGCAGAACTGAAGAGCCAGCTCAAACACATCTGTCCTGCTCCCTATCAGTCCGACCCCGATGCTGTCCAGCACCATCCTTTTGCTGCGATGGAGCACAACCGGAGACAAATGCTGAGGCTTTATTTCACTGATGAACTTCCCAAAACTGGCTGTGACCGTATCTTCTGGGGCTGGGTGCTTCTGGACTGCAGGAATGAAAAGATAAAAGTTGATTAATAAAGGTTATTAAttaaggttattattattattattatttttaatcaaagtcaGCATACCTGTTTACCCTCCACTGCAGTGTTATGCAGTCTTCTGGCAGCCCGCACTGGTCTGATGGTTTTCTTTGGGACAAAACATAAATCAGAACAAAGCATTTCAGTTATTTTTCACATCTCAGGATGACTACAGGCTGATGAGTTCCTGCATTTACTTGTTCACGTCTTTAATCtaatgtttgtgtttgaaagAGCCAGTGTAGAGGTGTATTAGGTGTTTCCCAGCATGAGTGTTCTCCTCAACAATTAGCAGGAGTTATTTTATAGTTCCCTGCCTTGGCTGCACTACAAACCTCTacttttagatatttttatgacttctttaTTTGAAAAGGACTTAAAACCATCACTTTTAGAGTCTGAAAACTGACTAAAAGCATAAATATGTCTGTAATCTTACCTGTAGCGTGGAGAACATGACTTCAACTTTCTGTCACAatgatcttgtttcttgtttctctTGGATGCAGCAGCTGAGCGGTGAAGGGTGCTGATGCTTTTGTGGCTGAAAATCCACCTGCCTTATATAGTCCATGACTTACAATGACCGGAAACACCAAAGGAGCAGGAAGGACAGGTTCCTTTTGCAATCCTGTATCACATCAGAATGAGGCTTTTCCACCCGGGTCATTATCTGTGGTGTAACGTTCACCATCATCAATAGCCTTGAGGGGGAGGAAGGAGAAAGAAGGAGGAAAAGCCACTTTTGTGTAAAGTGAAAGGCAGTGATGTCACCTGTAAGTATGCTGCTGTGTGACAGAGTGGGGAATTCTCAGTAACTCCTCCTTTACACAAACAGATCATATTTAAGGCAAACCTTCGTCCCTCCTTCAGCACAACTCAGCTTTCCATCAGTCTGAACAACTTCAACAGGTAAAACTTTGTTCTTTCTTTTATTGCTGACAGgagtaaatattttgtttctgcaTGTCACCCATCAAAAATCCTTAAACCTATAGCTAGATTATTATATACTCTGCTTTGTAGATTGAATCAGACCTAAATCTGCATAAAGGATGCTCCCTGACAAGAGCTTATTTATAAATATTAAAACTATTATTGCAATATCCTGTAGTTTTTCAACAATATGAAAATAACAGTAATGTTAGGGGTATTATTCTATTGataaaattgttttcatttagaataaatTCTTCCTCTTCAGAGAGCCTGTTAGAGGAGCGTCgtaataaatgacttttacattagTTACATGACAAGAGTGGCTCAGCCTACTTATGACAGGCAAGGAccgttttatattatattatattatattatattatattatattatattatattatattatacagtCATATTAAAATTCATATATAAATGTTGTTGTTGAGGATTAccgttttagacttttatcatatGTTACCTGTACTGACTGGATTGTCTACAGAAACACCATGGCAGCCTCAGACGGTTTTCCTGCCAGTTTCTATGGAGAACCAGGAGTGTTAGGAATGTTATCCAATGGGATCAGCGCATTCCTTGTACTTCTACAGAACTTCAGCACAGCTCACACCGGCATTAAACCAGTTGGAGTGGAGAACATACTTGCAGGTAAAACTCTTGACATAAAAACAAATATCTATTCATATATAAACCTGTGAAGGTGGCTTACAGCAGTTTCTAACACTTCTTCCAGGTGTTCATCTCATCCTGATTGGTGGTTTGTGCCAGCTGGTGGCTGGACTGCTCTCCTTTAGAAAGTACGATCACCTGAGTGGCACTGCCTTCATCGGCTACTCTGCCCTTTGGGGTAGCTATGGGGCGACCAGAATCTACTATGGTGCTTTATTTAACAATCAGACTATACCACCAGTGTCAGAGCACATGTTCAATGGTTCAACCACCAACATCATGGTCAACACTTCTCTTCAAAACTCAACACAGTGCCACTTATGTGTGTCCATAGAAGAGTCAGCCATTGCTGGTCTGATCCCTTATATCCTTCTGTCCTTTATCCTGGCATTTTGCTCTGCCACGGTCAACTACATCATGCCTTTTGTTTTTGGAGCCATCACGGCCACTTTGATCTTTGAAGCAGCAGCTCTGGTGACAGGCCCTTGGGCTCTGGTGGTCTCTGGGGTTCTGGAGCTGCTCATTTTGATCTTTGCCATCTATGGTTCAGCTGCTCTACTCATCAAAGGGCTGACTCAACGTCTAGTTCTTAAAGGCTTTGGGACCCCCCTCTTTAATGTTCTCCTGCTAGGAACCACCAACTCAACAGGTGCTCAGAAACCTGgtcaagagaagaagaagaacacaaaATATGCAGAGCCCATGGCCTTGGGTTTCTTCTGTGACTCTATTGCTCCCTTCATCGTTGCCTTCTACAGCTTTGGGTACATGAAATCGTTTGGTTTAGGAGTTGCATGGGTATCAATCATCTCAGTCGCCCAGCTGTTCTCCAGCTACTACGCTCATTTGCGCCAGGATAGCTACCACACTACAAAATTTGGGATTCATGCCATGTATTGGCTGATCAAGGGTTGGGATGAGTTTGTGGCATCTGCCCTGATTGTGGAGCACAGTCAAGTAGTTGCTGGTAGGGAAGCCATGGTGGGAGACTGGTTCTTTGTGGTGGCCGGCTTGGTGCTCTGTGTGGGAAGCCTGAACATGGACACTCTGGAGCTGATCCACAACTTGCTCTTTGTTCTGCTCACAGTCTCAACAATCCCCCAGATCCCCCTGCAGGGTTACTACATCTTCTTTGGTGTAGCCTGCTCTCTCTTCACTGCAGTCTCAGTCTACGGTACCTTCTCACGCCTCATAAACACCATCGCAGAGAAGTCTCTAATCCCTGTGGGACCACAGCCGGTCTCCTCCGAGCAGCTGAAGAGAGCTCTGATGTGTAGAAGATCTCAACAGGGAGAACAAAAAGAGCTGCCCAACAGTGACCAGGCCTCAGATGCTCTGTTTTATCTCACCAACGGGGTTGCAGCACTTTCAGCTCTTCAATCAGAAGTGTCAAGTGGGAACCCTTCATTCCTTCATCTGACTGTCCCCTGGGTCCTCATCTCTGGAGGCATCATTCAGACCTATGTCAGCAGGCTACAAGTCACCGGAGAGGGCCGGTTTGGATCAGTCATCTCATCCATCTACGTGGTTGTATGGGCAACATGGACGTGGTTTCGATTTGCAGGTATGTCAGCATAAAGTATGAGCAAAATACATTTTTCTGACTGATTTGAACAAAATTCTCATCAGGAGTTATTGTTCTATAGGTTTTCAGCTTCAGCTCCCCGTCCTGGCAGCCTATGGATTCACAGCTGGAGGCGTTGCTTTACTGGTCATTAATGCCTTCCTCATGCTGATTGGTAAGGTCTAGTATCTGCTTTCAGCGCTGGAAATCACAGATTTTATTCATTCAtaattttgtacttttgtttcttcTATTAGCTGCTTATAGGAACGTGGTTCTGTTGTTTCTAACAACAATCATGGAGGTTGTTCTTGTCTGCTTCCTTCTCTCCACCCTGCATAGACTTCCATACCAATTTGAAAGTGAGTTAAAACCGCCTGTTATAAGCTTTATGTATTTACGAtactgactctcatcagaacaaATCAAGTCTAACATCCAGAAACGATGTATTGCAGTTGCCATGCTTGCATTGGTATCCATCATTTGCTTTTATGGCACCTTGGCTTCACTGATGAACTGCATCTTCTCACAAAGAGTAATCCCAATGGGTCCTCCCATAATAAAGGTAATGACTGAAGTTtagattgacctacctttaagaatcagcatgaataattaataaaaatgtgtgtgtgtgttgttttaggAAAAAGTGAAACAGGAAGCTTGTGACGAGCCGTCCTGTCCGGTGGCTAGCTCGCGTCTCACCAGCGGTCTGTTGAAGATAGCTCGACTTCTCGAGGACGGGGGTGTGTGTGGTATTCCCACAGATACTGTGTACGCTCTGGCTGCTTCCTGCAAGAATCCTCAGGCGATAGAAAAAATCTACAACATTAAAGTAAGAAGATAGAGGAGGCTTGTTTAACAGCaatatacattttcatgaagtCACCATCTTGTTGAATTGGACCTTTTGCAGGACAGACCTGCAGAGAAGCCTATATGCATTTGCATCTCCAGTGTGGAACAGCTGGTTGCAGCCAGGCCTCCTTTCAGCCCTCTGCTGTGGGAGTTCATGAGGAATGTGTATCCTGGAGGCATCAGCTGCATTGTCAGCAAAGGAGACTGGCTTTACAGACTAGGTCAGCAGTGTAGAGTGTTTGAATGTTGAGTGGCAGAATTCTGTATCAGTATTCAGTTTTTACGTGAACTTTAACCTCATTTCTGTAGGAGTTGGACCTGCTTGTGACCGTGTTGGTACCAGAGACAGCATCATGATCCGTGTCCCAGACCACACCGTGACCTGCCACCTATGTGACATCACTGGACCCCTGGCCATAACATCAGCCAATCCCAGTGGAGAATCAGACAGCACCCACCACAGCATGGTCATTAAGTAAGAGTCTCCTCAAAGAAGTTtcatgcaaacaaacaaacaacacatcTCTAACACTTTTAGCACCATACACTAATTACTGTTTCAAACTGCTTCTTTTGCTGCAGTCGACTGGGACACAAGATCCAAGGAGTACTTTGTGATGGTGACTCGAATGAAGTAGTTGCTTCAACTGTGGTCAACTGCCTGAGGATTGATGAAGGTAAGGGGCCATGATTTCTTCCTACTGGGGCTGTTTAAGATCAAGTTTCTAACTGAAGCTCTTCTAACCTTCGTTCAGGAGTCATCACCATTGTGAGAGAAGGCTGTGTCCCTGCTATCAAAGTCCAACAGATCTTTGACAGACTGAAGAACTCCATGATTTGAGTGTCTCTTAGCGAAGACTGTCTACCTGGCTGATCACCTTCAAGTCAACTTGTCCGACCCAAGCTGTGCTTTGCTTTTCATACTGACAAACAGCAAAAGAGGGAAAAGAAAACTAAAGATGTGTGTTTATATGGATGTAACTTTTGTGTCTTAGTGGATGCATAGATAGATGGCTAATTCAAAAGTCATCTTAAACTGCATGAAGTCCACAATGTTTtgcattatttatatatttattgttatatttattttcaaaatataTCAACACAAACACTTTGAATGTGTAAATaagtatttatgtttttttaatttataatgTTTGAACTCACTGTAAAACAGAATGTCTTTGTGTGGTTTCTGCATTGAAGCGCTCTCATGCATTAATTTATTTGTGCAATAAAAATAACTAAAGTTTATTAAGgcttgcatctttaaataattactaAATGTTTTCTAGATGAATGCATTCTCTCCCTCAGTACATCTTTATTCAGATCTTCagataaaacaataacaacaatggtGTTTAAAAGCTTGACATAAATAGATATATTTTTGAACAATTACTAATTAAACACTTGACAGCATCTAGTTATTTGTCAGAGGTCATTAGCAGCTCAAGAACTCTGAAACAATTCAACCATCTAACTTTGTTATGAGCTCTTTAAATATGGGGAtcccttgtttaatcaatacatttgcagtggtctctagtagtaatgaagccttgtaagtcgtactctggggaaacagagCTCAGGaacagtttcaggaagtagaaatgagccacatcagagttgaggatTGGCctgaagtagctaatgctaacggttagcttagacTGTTGGAtaccctaaaccaacaacagccttccctgtcgtgagtcaagatagacgagtccatgaatgctacgtgacattatctctctctctgtctctctctctctctgtctctctctctgtctctctctctctctctctctctctctctctctctctctctctctctctctctctctctctctctctctctctatatatatatatatatttattcatatacatgtatatatatatatatatatatatatatatatatatatgtatatgtatatatatatacactgtatatggatgtgtgtatatatatatatatatacatatatatatataatcttttcttttctttctttgaatatatatattcacttcttttccggcactcgcagagaacagacacttctctttttgctcccttatcttttttcccaaggctctttgtcctgtctaccCAAAGACAGTTTCtgaaaaaaccttttatttattttttttatttatttatttttttatcgtgtcctgtctggctgtgaagcaagcagaattgatgtctgaatgctggtgacaagccttacagatttattttcaggtggagcatcaaagcatttgcttttaatgtcacgcctgatacttaaaactttattgttattgttgttgaatgctttgtgattccgaccagacacggagacagaggtgaaagagagaggaaaagaaaaggtggggagagagagagaggggggggggggggggggttccacaaaaacaaaccataatgaacaagagtctgcttccagacctgcagaaaaaagataaaaaaaacaaagggacacaaaaaaagggacacaacaacaatacaacaagatctacctatcactgcgtcaacttgattaaaagaaaaaatatatatttatatataatcaacattgcttaactgaagaatcacgataataaatcacaacacattaagtgcccaccatagtcttaagacctgtgtttaacgtgcccaagcccatacttttgagagcaccatgtgagcacctgtgtgtgtacacgcgctgatttatttaaggtttttctataggagcgcccaacagagagtgtgagggaccacagatctgccccccaaagatgcgctggAGATGGGGGggggctccaagtcccagagatccaggcgctgcaccagaacacaggaaccccaaggagactgggaaggcccccgccccc is a window encoding:
- the LOC129160718 gene encoding uncharacterized protein, with amino-acid sequence MSPIIFKANLRPSFSTTQLSISLNNFNRNTMAASDGFPASFYGEPGVLGMLSNGISAFLVLLQNFSTAHTGIKPVGVENILAGVHLILIGGLCQLVAGLLSFRKYDHLSGTAFIGYSALWGSYGATRIYYGALFNNQTIPPVSEHMFNGSTTNIMVNTSLQNSTQCHLCVSIEESAIAGLIPYILLSFILAFCSATVNYIMPFVFGAITATLIFEAAALVTGPWALVVSGVLELLILIFAIYGSAALLIKGLTQRLVLKGFGTPLFNVLLLGTTNSTGAQKPGQEKKKNTKYAEPMALGFFCDSIAPFIVAFYSFGYMKSFGLGVAWVSIISVAQLFSSYYAHLRQDSYHTTKFGIHAMYWLIKGWDEFVASALIVEHSQVVAGREAMVGDWFFVVAGLVLCVGSLNMDTLELIHNLLFVLLTVSTIPQIPLQGYYIFFGVACSLFTAVSVYGTFSRLINTIAEKSLIPVGPQPVSSEQLKRALMCRRSQQGEQKELPNSDQASDALFYLTNGVAALSALQSEVSSGNPSFLHLTVPWVLISGGIIQTYVSRLQVTGEGRFGSVISSIYVVVWATWTWFRFAGFQLQLPVLAAYGFTAGGVALLVINAFLMLIGKV
- the LOC129156259 gene encoding cis-aconitate decarboxylase-like encodes the protein MLCSDLCFVPKKTIRPVRAARRLHNTAVEGKQKHPAPEDTVTASFGKFISEIKPQHLSPVVLHRSKRMVLDSIGVGLIGSRTDVFELALQFCQHMYAPDHISSVYGRRGIRLSPTLAAFVNGVATHSMDFDDTWHPATHPSGAVLPALFALSDMMPANSKPSGLDFLLAFNVGIEIQGRLMRFSNEARSIPKRFHPPTVVGPMGSAAACSRLLSLDPSQCSHALAIAASLAGAPMANAATQSKPLHIGNASRLGLEAALLASRGLEASPLVLDAVAGVAGFSAFYEDYVPQPLESPDDGGHVFLLEEQDMAFKRFPAHLGMHWVADAAAAVHELLVGHGLGQVSPHQVQDILLRVPQSKYINRPFPESEHEARHSFQFNACSALLDGEVAVQSFSPPAMSRPELHFLLSRVRMEHPEDNPANFNRMYGEVQVTLVGGDILKGRCDTFYGHWRNPLTIESLRKKFRSNAEVVLPSEKVERLVEVVEELDRLDDCGALLSQLQ